The following are encoded together in the Bradyrhizobium genosp. L genome:
- a CDS encoding antibiotic biosynthesis monooxygenase family protein has translation MPQMRPLDPAFPIGRQLAVDATSVVLVNVFTLDAADESSFLKAWQDDAVIMKRQPGFISTQLHRALGASPTYLNYAVWESTAAFRTAFANPEFRAKLAAYPASAVASPHLFQRVAVADICVA, from the coding sequence ATGCCGCAGATGCGCCCCCTGGATCCGGCTTTTCCGATCGGCCGCCAGCTCGCGGTCGACGCCACCTCCGTCGTGCTGGTGAACGTTTTCACGCTGGACGCGGCCGACGAGTCGAGCTTCCTGAAGGCATGGCAGGACGATGCCGTCATCATGAAGCGGCAGCCGGGCTTCATCTCGACCCAGCTGCACCGAGCGCTCGGCGCAAGCCCGACCTACCTGAATTACGCCGTCTGGGAATCGACCGCCGCGTTCCGCACGGCCTTCGCCAATCCCGAGTTCAGGGCCAAGCTCGCGGCCTATCCGGCCTCGGCGGTGGCATCTCCGCATCTGTTTCAGAGGGTCGCGGTGGCGGATATCTGTGTCGCGTAG
- a CDS encoding GNAT family N-acetyltransferase has protein sequence MIELLQVRPDDLGDSDLASGVGRLLRDAFPEDGPNEGDYYRAVGAPDIAIILRDGPLVFGHLGLYTREVGIGRENVEIGLLGGIAVAPDRRRSGYSHALVRRAHEQLAKRHIPFAILFAYEPRIYQGAGYRLMENATHFIEPDGTPRTLIYRGSMYAELSAMRWPNQLLDLRGNTV, from the coding sequence ATGATTGAGCTGTTGCAGGTTCGACCGGATGACCTCGGTGACAGCGATCTCGCATCCGGCGTCGGCCGGTTGCTCAGGGATGCCTTTCCCGAAGATGGACCGAACGAGGGTGACTATTATCGCGCGGTCGGAGCGCCTGACATAGCCATCATCTTGCGCGATGGTCCGCTGGTGTTCGGCCATTTGGGCCTCTACACCCGCGAGGTCGGAATTGGACGCGAGAATGTCGAAATCGGACTGCTTGGCGGAATTGCCGTTGCGCCCGACCGCAGGCGATCCGGCTACAGCCACGCGCTGGTCCGGCGCGCGCATGAACAGCTGGCAAAGCGGCACATTCCCTTCGCGATCCTGTTTGCCTACGAGCCCCGCATCTACCAAGGCGCGGGCTACAGGCTGATGGAGAATGCGACGCACTTCATTGAGCCGGACGGGACGCCGAGGACCTTGATCTATCGGGGAAGCATGTACGCAGAACTCTCAGCAATGCGATGGCCGAATCAACTGCTCGATCTCCGCGGCAACACGGTGTGA
- the groL gene encoding chaperonin GroEL (60 kDa chaperone family; promotes refolding of misfolded polypeptides especially under stressful conditions; forms two stacked rings of heptamers to form a barrel-shaped 14mer; ends can be capped by GroES; misfolded proteins enter the barrel where they are refolded when GroES binds) — protein MAAKDVKFAGDARERMLRGVDVLANAVKVTLGPKGRNVVIEKSFGAPRITKDGVTVAKEIELEDKFENMGAQMLREVASKTNDTAGDGTTTATVLAQAIVREGGKSVAAGMNPMDLKRGIDIAVAAVIKDIEKRAKPVASSSEVAQVGTISANGDTAIGKMIAQAMQKVGNEGVITVEENKSLETEVDIVEGMKFDRGYLSPYFITNAEKMTAELEDAYILLHEKKLSGLQAMLPVLEAVVQSGRPLLILAEDVEGEALATLVVNRLRGGLKVAAVKAPGFGDRRKAMLEDIAILTGGQLISDELGMKLESVTVNMLGRAGKVVIDKENTTIVKGAGKKKDIDARVGQIKAQIEETTSDYDREKLQERLAKLAGGVAVIRVGGATEVEVKEKKDRVEDALNATRAAVQEGIVPGGGVALLRAKKAVGRLTNDNADVQAGINIVLKALEAPIRQISENAGVEGSIVVGKILENKSETFGFDAQTEDYVDMVDKGIIDPAKVVRTALQDASSVAGLLVTTEAMVAEAPKEAAPAMPGGGGMGGMGGMGGF, from the coding sequence ATGGCTGCCAAGGACGTGAAATTCGCCGGAGACGCCCGCGAGCGCATGCTGCGCGGCGTCGACGTGCTCGCCAATGCCGTCAAGGTGACGCTGGGCCCCAAGGGCCGCAACGTCGTCATCGAGAAGAGTTTTGGCGCCCCGCGCATCACCAAGGACGGCGTCACCGTCGCCAAGGAGATCGAGCTCGAGGACAAGTTCGAGAACATGGGCGCGCAGATGCTGCGCGAGGTCGCATCCAAGACCAACGACACCGCCGGTGACGGCACCACCACCGCGACCGTGCTGGCCCAGGCCATCGTCCGCGAGGGCGGCAAGTCGGTCGCCGCCGGCATGAACCCGATGGACCTCAAGCGCGGCATCGACATCGCGGTCGCAGCCGTCATCAAGGACATCGAGAAGCGCGCCAAGCCGGTCGCCTCCTCGTCGGAAGTCGCCCAGGTCGGCACCATCTCGGCCAACGGCGATACCGCGATCGGCAAGATGATCGCGCAGGCGATGCAGAAGGTCGGCAATGAGGGCGTGATCACGGTCGAGGAGAACAAGTCGCTCGAGACCGAGGTCGACATCGTCGAAGGCATGAAGTTCGACCGCGGCTATCTCTCGCCCTACTTCATCACCAACGCCGAGAAGATGACCGCCGAGCTGGAAGATGCCTACATCCTCCTGCACGAGAAGAAGCTGTCCGGCCTGCAGGCCATGCTGCCGGTGCTGGAAGCCGTGGTGCAGTCCGGCCGTCCGCTCCTGATCCTCGCCGAGGACGTCGAGGGCGAGGCGCTGGCGACGCTGGTGGTCAACCGCCTGCGCGGCGGCCTCAAGGTCGCAGCCGTCAAGGCGCCGGGCTTCGGCGATCGCCGCAAGGCGATGCTCGAGGACATCGCGATCCTGACCGGCGGCCAGCTGATCTCCGACGAGCTCGGCATGAAGCTCGAGAGCGTTACGGTCAACATGCTCGGACGCGCGGGCAAGGTGGTGATCGACAAGGAGAACACCACCATCGTCAAGGGCGCCGGCAAGAAGAAGGACATCGACGCCCGGGTCGGCCAGATCAAGGCGCAGATCGAGGAGACCACCTCGGACTACGACCGTGAGAAGCTGCAGGAGCGGCTTGCCAAGCTCGCCGGCGGCGTTGCCGTGATCAGGGTCGGCGGCGCGACCGAGGTCGAGGTCAAGGAGAAGAAGGACCGTGTTGAGGACGCGCTGAACGCGACCCGCGCCGCGGTGCAGGAAGGCATCGTGCCGGGCGGCGGCGTCGCGCTGTTGCGCGCCAAGAAGGCGGTCGGCCGTCTCACCAACGACAATGCCGACGTCCAGGCCGGCATCAACATCGTGCTCAAGGCGCTGGAAGCTCCGATCCGCCAGATTTCGGAGAATGCCGGCGTCGAGGGCTCGATCGTGGTCGGCAAGATCCTCGAGAACAAGTCGGAGACCTTCGGCTTCGACGCCCAGACCGAGGACTATGTCGACATGGTCGACAAGGGCATCATCGACCCCGCCAAGGTGGTGCGCACCGCGCTGCAGGACGCCTCCTCCGTGGCCGGCCTGCTCGTGACCACCGAAGCCATGGTCGCCGAGGCGCCGAAGGAAGCAGCCCCCGCGATGCCGGGCGGCGGCGGCATGGGTGGAATGGGCGGCATGGGCGGCTTCTGA
- a CDS encoding co-chaperone GroES has translation MAKSTFRPLHDRVVVKRIDAEAKTKGGIIIPDSAKEKPSQGEIVAVGPGGRDEQGKLIPIDLKVGDRVLFGKWSGTEVKLDGEELLIMKESDIMGVLA, from the coding sequence ATGGCTAAATCCACCTTCCGCCCGCTGCATGACCGCGTCGTGGTCAAGCGTATCGATGCCGAAGCGAAGACCAAGGGCGGCATCATCATTCCGGACTCGGCCAAGGAAAAGCCCTCGCAGGGTGAAATCGTCGCCGTCGGCCCGGGTGGCCGCGACGAGCAGGGCAAGCTGATCCCGATCGACCTCAAGGTCGGCGACCGCGTGCTGTTCGGCAAATGGTCGGGCACCGAGGTCAAGCTCGACGGCGAGGAGCTCCTGATCATGAAGGAGTCCGACATCATGGGCGTGCTGGCCTGA
- a CDS encoding IS5 family transposase, with amino-acid sequence MAVKQTGQPSFVEALLPKGAGANAALERLSSLVKWYRFEKLLAHLRDEASPGRPGYPVLVLFRALLLQSLYGLSDRDLEEALGDRLSFKRFVGLSLEDAVPDHTVLSRFRNQLVEQELLEKLFSELDRQLENAGVILKRGTMLDATLIQAVSAPPKDDRPSNDPDARFVKRQGKSGWTFGYKAHVGVDEGSGLIRAVLTTPANINDTTPADDLIRGDEAAVWADAAYDTHARRARLKAEGKKPRIARRPNKHHPELPARLKRYNRLIARRRAQVETTFATLKCRMRLTCIRYVGLIKASAQVKLAAIAFNMRRWATIAA; translated from the coding sequence ATGGCGGTGAAGCAGACGGGACAGCCGAGCTTTGTGGAAGCGCTGCTGCCGAAGGGGGCTGGCGCCAATGCGGCGCTGGAGCGGTTGTCGAGCTTGGTCAAATGGTATCGGTTCGAGAAGCTGCTGGCCCATTTGCGGGATGAGGCAAGCCCCGGTCGCCCGGGCTATCCTGTGCTGGTGCTGTTCCGCGCGCTGCTGTTGCAGTCGCTCTATGGTCTTTCGGATCGCGACCTCGAGGAGGCGCTGGGAGATCGGCTATCGTTCAAGCGCTTCGTCGGTCTGAGCCTTGAGGATGCGGTGCCTGATCACACGGTGCTCAGCCGCTTCCGGAACCAGTTGGTCGAACAGGAGCTTTTGGAGAAGCTGTTCAGTGAACTGGACCGTCAGCTCGAGAATGCCGGTGTTATCCTGAAGCGCGGCACAATGCTGGATGCGACCTTGATCCAGGCGGTATCTGCACCGCCGAAGGATGATCGGCCGTCAAACGATCCCGACGCCCGGTTCGTCAAGCGGCAAGGCAAGAGCGGCTGGACCTTCGGCTACAAGGCACATGTTGGCGTCGACGAAGGATCCGGCCTGATCCGCGCGGTTTTGACCACACCCGCCAATATCAACGACACGACACCGGCAGACGACTTGATCCGCGGAGATGAAGCCGCAGTGTGGGCCGACGCGGCCTACGACACCCATGCCAGACGGGCTCGGCTGAAAGCGGAAGGCAAGAAGCCTCGGATCGCGCGCCGCCCCAACAAGCATCATCCGGAGCTACCGGCCAGGCTCAAACGCTATAACCGCCTCATCGCACGGCGAAGGGCGCAGGTGGAGACCACCTTCGCCACTCTCAAATGCCGCATGCGGCTGACCTGTATCCGTTACGTTGGCCTGATCAAGGCAAGCGCACAGGTCAAACTCGCCGCCATCGCCTTCAATATGCGGCGGTGGGCGACAATCGCAGCCTGA
- a CDS encoding protein phosphatase CheZ, with amino-acid sequence MSVKRKRFRVEQAIMGDVATPEPEATGGVDIGPMHREIMAELRSIRAQMAAPPAQRAIETTEAMVAREVAEMHAMLETYRAQVEQCEKLKVELDLIHDAISRTKREIAVLHGKSFNGEEMAKVNGELGAVVGGTEQATQQILEAVEAIDQAASALSKNVTPDQQKLLSEEIQERVIAIFEACNFQDLTGQRINKVMQTMKFIEQHISEMMEIWGGVDAIKSHAPPIVDTREGDARLLNGPKLDGDVGHASQDDIDAMFN; translated from the coding sequence ATGTCAGTGAAGCGCAAGCGTTTTCGTGTCGAGCAGGCCATCATGGGCGACGTGGCCACGCCGGAGCCTGAGGCGACCGGCGGCGTCGACATCGGCCCGATGCATCGCGAGATCATGGCCGAACTGCGCTCGATCCGCGCGCAGATGGCCGCGCCGCCCGCGCAGCGCGCCATCGAGACCACGGAAGCGATGGTGGCGCGCGAGGTTGCCGAAATGCATGCGATGCTCGAGACCTACCGCGCCCAGGTCGAACAATGCGAGAAGCTCAAGGTCGAACTCGACCTGATCCACGACGCGATCAGCCGCACCAAGCGCGAGATCGCCGTGCTGCACGGCAAGAGCTTCAACGGCGAGGAGATGGCCAAGGTCAATGGCGAGCTCGGCGCCGTGGTCGGCGGCACCGAGCAGGCCACCCAGCAGATCCTCGAGGCGGTCGAGGCGATCGACCAGGCCGCCAGCGCGCTGTCGAAGAATGTGACGCCGGACCAGCAGAAGCTGCTCAGCGAGGAGATCCAGGAGCGCGTGATCGCGATCTTCGAGGCCTGCAACTTCCAGGACCTCACCGGCCAGCGTATCAACAAGGTGATGCAGACGATGAAGTTCATCGAGCAGCACATCAGCGAGATGATGGAAATCTGGGGCGGCGTCGACGCCATCAAGTCGCACGCCCCGCCGATCGTCGACACCCGCGAGGGCGACGCCCGCCTGCTCAACGGCCCCAAGCTCGACGGCGACGTCGGCCACGCCTCGCAGGACGACATCGACGCGATGTTCAATTGA
- a CDS encoding L,D-transpeptidase, which yields MQNRTTLALLAGATFLVAAPLPAFAIDAAQLPEPTVIYAAPPAPPPVRTAYAQPQRSSMGGGFIEFLFGDAPSSQGYAPQQPVYQQQPAYYGRQSLPPMDPQQQMIQQQQEAGIDPRQQPFDPKYEKQMVDYSGKEGAGTIVVDTPNKFLYLVQHDGKALRYGIGVGKPGFTWSGVKTVSAKREWPDWTPPAEMLARRPDLPRHMEGGPENPLGARAMYLGSTLYRIHGSNEPWTIGTNVSSGCIRMRNEDVIDLYGRVNVGAKVVVM from the coding sequence ATGCAAAACAGAACCACGCTTGCGCTGCTTGCCGGCGCCACCTTCCTTGTTGCTGCTCCGCTTCCCGCATTCGCGATCGATGCGGCGCAGCTCCCCGAGCCCACCGTGATCTACGCCGCCCCGCCGGCGCCGCCGCCGGTGCGCACTGCCTATGCGCAGCCGCAGCGCTCCAGCATGGGCGGCGGCTTCATCGAATTCCTGTTCGGCGACGCGCCATCGTCGCAGGGCTACGCGCCGCAGCAGCCGGTGTATCAGCAGCAGCCAGCCTATTACGGCCGTCAGTCGCTGCCGCCGATGGATCCGCAGCAGCAGATGATCCAGCAGCAGCAGGAAGCCGGTATCGATCCGCGGCAGCAGCCGTTCGATCCGAAATACGAAAAGCAGATGGTCGACTATTCCGGCAAGGAAGGCGCCGGCACCATCGTCGTCGATACCCCGAACAAATTCCTCTATCTGGTGCAGCACGACGGCAAGGCGCTGCGCTACGGCATCGGCGTCGGCAAGCCCGGCTTCACCTGGTCTGGTGTCAAGACGGTCTCGGCCAAGCGCGAATGGCCGGACTGGACGCCGCCGGCGGAAATGCTGGCACGCCGTCCCGATTTGCCGCGGCACATGGAAGGCGGCCCGGAAAATCCGCTCGGCGCGCGCGCGATGTATCTGGGATCCACGCTGTACCGCATTCACGGCTCCAACGAGCCCTGGACGATCGGCACCAATGTCTCCTCCGGCTGCATCCGGATGCGCAACGAGGATGTCATCGACCTCTACGGCCGCGTCAATGTCGGCGCCAAGGTCGTGGTGATGTGA
- a CDS encoding DUF2076 domain-containing protein — protein sequence MTPQERQLIDDLFDRLAKLENAPRDNEAMSAIMAGLRTAPNAVYALVQTALVQDEALKRAHDRIQELEAAVSQQQPAQQQSGGFLDSMRGAIFGQDQSHGSVPPVRAPDMGRDQGSRPVWNSGQAMQHASGYDQSGGYGQSGGYGQSGGYGQSYGQGGQGYGQQYGAPQGGAFGGGSGGSFLGTAAAAAAGVVGGSMLMSSIRGLMGGGTHQSVADGGGLFGGGSRPWGGDQSSSNLARDAGINDVNSSGRDNDSGSRTSAFDQAQADQDQDDDQDADDDDGFDGGGDNSDYA from the coding sequence ATGACACCGCAAGAACGCCAATTGATCGACGACCTGTTCGACCGGCTCGCCAAGCTGGAGAATGCCCCACGTGACAATGAGGCCATGTCCGCGATCATGGCCGGCCTGCGCACCGCGCCGAACGCGGTCTATGCGCTGGTGCAGACGGCGCTGGTGCAGGACGAGGCGCTGAAGCGCGCCCACGACCGTATCCAGGAGCTGGAGGCCGCGGTCAGCCAGCAGCAGCCGGCGCAGCAGCAATCCGGCGGCTTCCTCGATTCGATGCGTGGTGCGATTTTCGGCCAGGATCAGTCGCACGGGTCGGTGCCGCCGGTGCGTGCCCCCGACATGGGCCGCGATCAGGGCAGCCGCCCGGTCTGGAACTCGGGCCAGGCGATGCAGCATGCCAGCGGCTATGATCAATCCGGTGGCTACGGCCAGTCCGGCGGTTATGGCCAGTCTGGCGGTTATGGTCAGTCCTACGGCCAGGGCGGACAAGGCTACGGCCAGCAATACGGCGCTCCGCAGGGCGGCGCGTTCGGCGGCGGTAGCGGCGGCTCGTTCCTCGGCACTGCGGCTGCGGCCGCGGCCGGCGTGGTCGGCGGTTCGATGCTGATGAGCAGCATCCGCGGCCTGATGGGCGGCGGCACGCACCAGTCGGTTGCCGACGGCGGCGGCCTGTTCGGTGGCGGCTCGCGTCCTTGGGGCGGCGACCAGTCGTCGAGCAATCTGGCGCGTGACGCCGGGATCAACGACGTCAACTCCTCCGGCCGCGACAATGATTCCGGCTCGCGCACCAGCGCGTTCGACCAGGCGCAGGCCGACCAGGACCAAGACGATGATCAGGACGCCGACGACGATGATGGTTTCGACGGCGGCGGCGACAACAGCGACTACGCGTAA
- a CDS encoding ChbG/HpnK family deacetylase yields MSDAAPRRIWLCADDYGLSDGVNRAIRDLIERGRLNATSVMMVTPAIGRDAAAALVASVAKSPRCAIGLHVTLTAPFRPLTLHFRPLDGDMFLPFPKLLRAGMLRRLDAELVHAEVLAQLDAFRELFRRAPDYVDGHQHAQLFPQVRDGFLRAVKERTPDAWVRQGGLNLPFTQRVTGFKTLVLDVLSTQFRNKARKLGLRFNPTFAGAYDFTKEPDFGPLMRGFLKDLPEDGLVMCHPGFVDEVLKNLDILTTQREKEYAYLASDDFPAQLALNNVTLGLNSPR; encoded by the coding sequence ATGAGCGACGCCGCACCACGCCGGATCTGGCTGTGTGCCGACGACTATGGCCTGAGCGACGGCGTCAACCGCGCGATCCGCGATCTGATCGAGCGCGGCCGGCTCAACGCAACATCGGTCATGATGGTGACGCCGGCGATCGGCCGCGACGCCGCGGCGGCGCTTGTGGCATCGGTGGCGAAGAGCCCGCGCTGCGCGATCGGGCTGCATGTGACGCTGACTGCGCCGTTCCGGCCGCTGACGCTGCACTTCCGTCCGCTCGACGGCGACATGTTCCTGCCGTTCCCAAAACTGTTGCGCGCCGGGATGCTGCGGCGGCTCGATGCCGAGCTTGTTCATGCCGAGGTGCTGGCGCAACTCGACGCCTTTCGCGAGCTGTTCCGTCGCGCCCCCGACTATGTCGATGGCCACCAGCACGCGCAGCTGTTCCCGCAGGTGCGCGACGGTTTTTTGCGCGCGGTGAAAGAGCGCACGCCGGATGCCTGGGTGCGCCAGGGCGGGCTCAATTTGCCGTTCACGCAGCGGGTCACCGGGTTCAAGACCCTGGTGCTGGACGTGCTCAGCACGCAATTCCGCAACAAGGCGAGAAAGCTCGGCCTGCGTTTCAATCCGACCTTTGCCGGCGCCTATGATTTCACCAAAGAGCCGGATTTCGGGCCGTTGATGCGCGGCTTCCTGAAGGACCTGCCGGAGGACGGGCTCGTGATGTGCCATCCCGGCTTCGTCGACGAGGTGCTGAAGAACCTCGACATCCTGACCACGCAGCGCGAGAAGGAATATGCCTATCTCGCAAGCGACGACTTTCCGGCGCAGCTCGCGCTGAATAATGTTACACTGGGGCTGAATTCGCCAAGGTAA
- a CDS encoding glycosyltransferase family 2 protein yields the protein MMLGSDVSSLTTTAKTASSRGLSIVVPVYNEAAGLSALHARLVGLAKSLRARYGVACEVVYVDDGSADNTLAIARELPPDGLDVQVVSLSRNFGKEAALMAGLDHARRGAVLFMDGDGQHPPTLVERLVAHWIEDGYDVVYTAKANRDNESAARRLAVRGFYALINWGARQKIPEDAGDFRLLSPRAAAALRQLPERNRFFKGLASWIGFKQIRVDYEPAPREHGVTTFNAGRLIGLSIEGLTSFSVAPLRFASLLGALLAGFAFLFGLSILWEVWTTGKQVPGYPSLVIGVMTIGGVQLIMIGIVGEYIGKILSELKARPIYFVAEHTEKHADGAAAEASERTAAE from the coding sequence ATGATGCTGGGCTCTGACGTTTCCAGCCTGACCACAACCGCGAAGACCGCATCCTCCCGCGGCCTGTCCATCGTCGTGCCCGTCTACAACGAGGCCGCCGGACTTTCCGCGCTGCACGCGCGGCTGGTCGGCCTCGCCAAGTCGCTGCGCGCCCGCTACGGCGTCGCCTGCGAGGTGGTGTATGTCGACGACGGCAGCGCCGACAATACGCTGGCGATCGCGCGTGAGCTTCCGCCCGACGGCCTCGACGTCCAGGTGGTGTCGCTGTCGCGCAATTTCGGCAAGGAGGCGGCGCTGATGGCCGGCCTCGACCACGCCCGCCGCGGCGCGGTACTGTTCATGGACGGCGACGGCCAGCATCCGCCCACGCTGGTGGAGCGGCTGGTGGCGCACTGGATCGAGGACGGCTACGATGTCGTCTACACCGCGAAGGCCAACCGCGACAATGAATCGGCGGCGCGGCGGCTTGCGGTGCGCGGCTTCTACGCGCTGATCAATTGGGGCGCGCGGCAGAAGATCCCGGAGGATGCCGGCGACTTCCGGCTGCTGTCGCCGCGCGCGGCGGCCGCGTTGCGGCAATTGCCGGAGCGCAACCGTTTCTTCAAGGGTCTGGCGAGCTGGATCGGCTTCAAGCAGATCCGTGTCGATTACGAGCCGGCGCCGCGCGAGCACGGAGTCACGACGTTCAACGCGGGCCGGCTGATCGGCCTGTCGATCGAGGGCCTGACCTCGTTCTCGGTGGCGCCGCTGCGCTTCGCCAGCCTGCTCGGCGCGCTGCTCGCGGGCTTCGCCTTCCTGTTCGGCCTCTCGATCCTCTGGGAAGTCTGGACCACCGGCAAGCAGGTGCCGGGTTATCCGTCGCTGGTGATCGGCGTGATGACGATCGGCGGCGTGCAGCTGATCATGATCGGCATCGTCGGCGAATATATCGGCAAGATCCTCAGTGAATTGAAGGCGCGGCCGATCTATTTCGTCGCCGAGCACACCGAGAAGCACGCCGACGGCGCCGCCGCCGAAGCGAGCGAGCGGACCGCCGCCGAATGA
- the hisG gene encoding ATP phosphoribosyltransferase has protein sequence MSTPFVVAVPSKGRLQENAESFFARAGLMLSKAGGARDYRGTIAGVDNVEIAYLSASEIAANLARGTVHLGVTGEDLVRESIADADRRVLMIDGLGFGYANVVVAVPQAWIDVRTMADLDDVASGFREQHNHRMRVATKYINLTRGFFAKHGVGDYRIVESAGATEGAPAAGSAELIVDITTTGATLTANGLKVLDDGVMLRSQANLVASRDADWSNGARETARVILDHIAARARASKYREVRTRFAGCNDALLTEAHNRFGVVAPFGGPTSSGMLTLHCPPGKLYALGSFLRDHGADTVSVVSLDYVFDRENPLFAKLEAFLRQ, from the coding sequence ATGAGCACGCCGTTCGTCGTCGCGGTACCCTCGAAGGGCCGCCTGCAGGAGAACGCGGAGAGCTTCTTCGCCCGCGCCGGCTTGATGCTGTCGAAGGCCGGCGGCGCGCGCGACTATCGCGGCACCATCGCAGGCGTCGACAATGTCGAGATCGCCTATCTCTCGGCGAGCGAGATCGCGGCCAATCTGGCGCGCGGCACGGTGCATCTCGGCGTCACCGGCGAGGACCTGGTGCGCGAGAGCATCGCGGACGCCGACCGGCGCGTGCTGATGATCGACGGCCTCGGCTTCGGTTATGCCAACGTCGTGGTCGCAGTGCCGCAGGCCTGGATCGACGTCCGCACCATGGCCGATCTCGACGACGTCGCAAGCGGCTTCCGCGAGCAGCACAATCACCGCATGCGGGTGGCGACCAAATACATCAACCTGACGCGGGGCTTCTTCGCCAAGCATGGTGTCGGCGATTACCGCATCGTCGAGAGCGCCGGCGCCACCGAGGGTGCGCCGGCGGCCGGCTCGGCCGAGCTGATCGTCGACATCACCACGACGGGAGCGACGCTCACCGCCAACGGGCTGAAGGTGCTCGACGACGGCGTGATGCTGCGCAGCCAGGCCAACCTCGTTGCGTCGCGGGATGCCGACTGGTCGAACGGCGCCCGCGAGACGGCGCGCGTCATCCTCGACCACATCGCCGCCCGCGCCCGCGCCAGCAAGTATCGCGAGGTCCGCACCCGTTTCGCCGGCTGCAACGATGCGCTGCTGACGGAGGCACACAACCGGTTCGGTGTGGTCGCTCCGTTCGGCGGGCCGACCTCGTCGGGCATGCTCACGCTGCACTGCCCACCGGGAAAACTCTACGCGCTCGGCTCCTTCCTGCGCGACCACGGCGCCGATACGGTGTCGGTGGTGTCGCTCGACTATGTGTTCGACCGCGAGAACCCGCTGTTCGCGAAACTCGAGGCCTTCCTGCGACAATGA
- a CDS encoding ATP phosphoribosyltransferase regulatory subunit codes for MTEAATPRTPQSAGGPASWADALLASFAQAGYARSEPAILQPAEPFLDLSGEDIRKSLYLTTDPTGEELCLRPDLTIPVARDYLASPRAGQPAGFSYLGPVFRYRWGQTSQFLQAGIESFGRQDRAAADAEMLALALEATTAFGLSDVDIRTGDVALFNALIDALGLYPVWRRRLIKDFNRKVSLTDDIERLTLSTAPGRNEYEGVLAALAGSDRKAALALVTDLMSIAGTTNVGGRTVAEIADRFLEQSTLKAGALPRDAVNIIKRFLAIAGDPDEAVAQLRALASDAKLDLTAAIDQFESRVGFMAARGIDTHKTKFSTAFGRGLDYYTGFEFELHAKGNGAEPLVAGGRYDGLMSQLGAADPIPAVGFSVWIEALVRHGKPASRGDAA; via the coding sequence ATGACCGAAGCCGCCACACCGCGCACACCTCAATCCGCCGGAGGACCAGCCTCCTGGGCGGATGCGCTGCTGGCCTCGTTCGCGCAGGCCGGCTACGCCAGGTCCGAGCCCGCGATCCTGCAGCCGGCGGAACCGTTCCTCGATCTCTCCGGCGAGGACATCCGCAAGAGCCTCTATCTGACCACCGATCCGACCGGGGAGGAACTCTGCCTGCGCCCGGATCTGACGATCCCGGTGGCGCGGGACTACCTCGCCTCGCCGCGCGCCGGCCAGCCGGCCGGCTTCAGCTACCTCGGCCCGGTGTTCCGCTATCGCTGGGGCCAGACCAGCCAGTTCCTGCAGGCCGGCATCGAATCCTTCGGGCGGCAGGACCGCGCCGCGGCCGACGCCGAGATGCTGGCGCTGGCGCTGGAGGCGACCACGGCATTTGGGCTCTCCGACGTCGATATCCGCACCGGCGACGTCGCGCTGTTCAACGCGCTGATCGACGCGCTCGGGCTCTATCCGGTGTGGCGGCGGCGGCTGATCAAGGATTTCAACCGCAAGGTCTCGCTGACCGACGACATCGAGCGATTGACGCTTTCGACCGCGCCGGGCCGCAACGAATATGAGGGCGTGCTCGCCGCGCTCGCCGGCTCCGACCGCAAGGCGGCGCTGGCGCTGGTCACCGATCTGATGTCGATCGCCGGCACCACCAACGTCGGCGGACGCACGGTCGCCGAGATCGCCGACCGTTTCCTGGAACAGTCGACCTTGAAGGCCGGCGCGCTGCCGCGCGATGCGGTCAACATCATCAAGCGCTTCCTTGCGATCGCGGGCGATCCCGACGAGGCCGTCGCGCAGCTGCGCGCACTGGCCTCCGACGCCAAGCTCGACCTCACCGCGGCGATCGACCAGTTCGAAAGCCGCGTCGGCTTCATGGCGGCGCGCGGCATCGACACCCACAAGACGAAATTCTCGACCGCGTTCGGCCGCGGCCTCGACTACTACACCGGCTTCGAGTTCGAACTGCACGCCAAGGGCAACGGCGCCGAGCCGCTGGTCGCCGGCGGCCGCTACGACGGGCTGATGTCGCAGCTCGGCGCGGCCGACCCGATCCCCGCGGTCGGCTTCTCGGTCTGGATCGAAGCGCTGGTCCGGCATGGCAAACCTGCCAGCCGCGGAGACGCCGCATGA